The following is a genomic window from Neurospora crassa OR74A linkage group III, whole genome shotgun sequence.
TCGTGACATCCGTTGTTCCGTCACAAAATTGTGCGCCTGAGTCGCAGAGATAGATGGCATCAGGGTCAATCACTGAGCAGGCGCCCCTTTCGGGCTTGTAGTGGATGATTGCGCCGCTGCGTTCATGTCAGCATCTTTAAGTGAATGAATTTCACATGAGAAACTCACTTTGGTCCGGTGGAAGAAATGGTATCGAAGGAAAGACCAACAAAGTCGGCTTGTTCGCTTCTGAACTGTTCCAGTTGGTCGGCGGCCTCCACCTCATCcagcttggccttcttgttgATTAACTGATCCTCAAGCCAGGCAAAGTACTTGATTAGGGCGGCGCCATCACGGATGTGACATCTCCTCATGCCTTCAAGTTCCGTCTCGTTCTTGATGGCCTTTGCGTCCCCAATAGGACTCCTGACCTCGTCCACGTGCTTTTCGCCGCCCAACGCCAACTTGAGAGCCCATGAGGCTTTGTTTGAAACCAGGTACTTGGTGGGCTTGTCCGACTCGCTAGTACTCTTGGCAGCATTCGCAAGGATCTCGGTGTCCTTGAAGAGGTCGTTATAAGGCTTGATCCCAGTGCCGTTCTCAGCCAAATATTGCTTGACCTCGTCATTCAGTTTTGACTCATCGACGTACAAGGTTGCGCTGTCCTTTGTAACGATGGCGtaagagaagaagacgggGTTGTATGTGATATCGTTGCCGCGCAAGTTGAAAAGCCATGCGACTTCGTCGAGCATGGATACGACGAAAGcagcggccttcttcttttcgagCTCCTTGCGCAGGTTTGTGAGCTTCTCTGCTGTGCCCTTTCCTGAGTACTTGGCACCAAGCAAGAAGACCGGCTCGCTGGGACGAGGTGGTCGACTATCTCCCCATACGAGATCCACCAGGTTCTCGTTGATGGCCTTCAAGCCTGCGCCGCCGTGCTTCTTGATATCGCCATCGAGCTTGTCGGCTACCGCCGGGGAAATCAGGGTGGGATCGATGCCAACAGATTTTCCGCCAGCGGATTCGTCTGCTGTCCATTCTTGCCAGGTGGGGACATCTTGGAGCCCGGTCTTGAGCAGGTGCCAGTTCTCATCCAACTGTTTGGAGGCCTGGTTGAAATAACGACCATCCGTGGCCAAGGCGGCCTTGTCTAGTGTGACGACTGCCGTTCCAGCCGAGCCAGTGAAACCCGAGATGAAAGCACGGCGGGCGTCGCATTCGGCAATGTACTCGGAGGCATGGCTGTCTTCCGAGGGGACAACTGCGAGATTCCAGAAGGGTCAGCGGCCAGTGGAATCGTCTTGGCGGAGAACGGCACAGGGCGTACCATAGATGTCAACATTGCGCTCCTTCATGAGAGACCGTAGAGCGGCCAAGCGATCCGTTGTGTTGACAGTCATGGTCTCTTCGTCCGAAGCGGCTCTAAGATGTTGGAATAATCTTGATGTGAGAGAGAATGCTCTGGTCGTACGTGACGGCTGAGGGAAGGCAGTCAAGGCCCTGGGCAGATTATGTAGAACCCTGGCGGCTTGGGAGCGGCTGGCTGGTCGGGGGACAGAAGACGCAACTGCTGTCAggcaagaagagggaaaggacCAAAAACTCCGcatggagaggagaggagtgtTCCCGTAACGTCGCAAGGGAAGAGAGACAGCCACGCAGACGGGACCAGAGGGGGACGGTGGTTTTATAGGATAGCAGCTAGTACCGAGAAGCTATCACCTTGACTTGGACGAATGGAAGAGTCAAGTTTGGGGACTTCTACTTTGGGCGTAGTTGGTGGACGGGTACCTCTCTACACAGCACGTCCAGTCGCAACGTTTTGGTCACACGACGGGACGGGTTATcgcaggtacctaccttgccTGCTGTAGTGGTACCTATCAGATTTGGTGGCCCGGCTCAACTCGCATCCCACACGGGACCTCGAGCTCCTCTGCGCCCAACGATCGACGCCCATCATTGCGTGCCAGGGCAGTCGGTACTTTCCATCTTGAGCCACCCTCCACCCGCGTCCACCGGCTCTGCGGCCGCCTCCGCCAGGTGGGTCCCGTCATCGCTACCACACCccactagaggtacataggtacatGCTGTTAGGTAGCTGAAGCCCTACGATAGGTAGCGTGTATTCACGAGATGCACACTTGAGAGTCGAGACAAACACTGCCAATTCTAGCCCACCACAGCCAGGCCAGGCAGGCTCCATCGTTTTTCATCACCAAAAAAACTGGAACAACTAACCAAGCACAACCTTCGGTCTTGTAAAACCTCTTTTCGATGTGGTTAAGTCATTGCAAAAACATAAAGGAACAACACTACAAGCGCGGTCTCTTCAACAGCAAGAGTCCATCTCCCGTCTCTGTTCTTGCACATACCTCTAGTATATCAGAGTGATAACAAATTGACGGTTCTGGAACCAAGCGACCCACCGATACGATCCACTATTCTACTTAGTaaccttctcttccttggcATCATTCCTCACCAACACGCGCCTTCACCTTTCCTCGCCAAGTTGGACGACCGTCGGGCATATTTCTGCACTCGCACTCCTCCTCACGAACCTGGTAGAGTTCACTGGAAGATGGAGCCACTACCCTTACCCACCAGTTTGGCTGAGGTGGAACAGGTAAGAGGAATCGTGATAAGAGGATGGCGGATTATTGAATGAACCAGGACGCCCGTAGAGACCACGAGGCTAACACGACTCACTTCTGCTGACAGTTGATAATAGCTCTCTATCAGCCAAACCCCCCTGAGACCGTCTCACGCATCCAGGAGATTCTCCAGAGGTTGCAAAAGTCCCCCGAGGGTTGGCAACTTGCCCAGAGCTTGATTGGAAACCCAAATGACAACATCAAATTCTATGCGGCCTTGACAATTATTGTAAAACTCAACAAAgacaggtacgtacctttgCCATGCCATTCCTCTTTTCTGTTAGGCCTTAGCAGACTGACAAACTCTCCAAAGTGCCAACCTCAACGACGATGAGGCAAAGGAGCTGCTCCAAAACATCCTTGGCTGGACAATAGCATCGTGTGCCCAGGGTGTTGCTCCCTTTGTGATCAAAAAGTTGTGCGTTGCTCTCGCCACATTCTTCATCCACTTTTCTCAGCTATGGCCCAACTGCCTTCGGCACTTCCTTCACAGTCTCGATATCGGACGGGCTACCCCTATCGAGGCATTGGACGACGCTCTAGAGACTCCTATCATTGCCAACAATCTTGAAATCTCGAAACTCAAGGTCGCCGTCTGGTTCGCAACCTCCCTTGTTGAAGAGGTCGGGAAGACGGATATGAATTCGATCAAGTACATCCATGTACACGAACGTCTCGTTCGTAATGCCTTCGACTTGGCCTCATTGCTAGCACGCGGATTCCTCCCATCAGATGACGCGTACCAGACTCAGGGGGAGTCGCTTGTCTGTTTTCAGGTGAGTGAAAGAAACAGGTTTATCCCAGAGTTGCCGATATGGACGAACTAGGTCGCTGACGATCATGTAGGCCTGGATTCTCTATGCTCAGCGACTGTCCTCAAATACCGATGTTCTAGTGACACATCTACGGGAACTTGTTGGCCCGGCTCTCAACTGCTTCGCCATCGACGATTTATTCCAGCCGGCTGCCGAACTCTTCAGTGACGTGCTGAGCAATTATTCGGGATTTTTCACAGAGGCACATTATGCGTCATTGGCCTCTTTATTCGACAGCGAATGGGCGGCAGAACACTACAACAGGGTCATTCACGGCGACCATCAGCTTGATGGCATTTCATTTGGTCTTCTCATGCTTGCGTATGGTGATGCCAAGGTGTCGGATCTCATGTGTAGCACAGACGAGCGGTCCCAGAGGTTTCTGGCCAGGCTGGCTGGTCTTCTCGCTGCTGATGGCTATCTGGTGGGCGAGGATTCGATATTTGTCCCTGCCCTGGAGTTCTGGGCCACGTTTGTCGAAACCATGATCGACAATATTTACTCGGAAGACGAAGCAAAAGTAAACGTCTGGCGCTCGCATGCTGAACAACACCTCAAGAGCGTCGTGTCGAACTGCTGGAGGAAGGCACAATGGCCCCCTGCAGAGACTTTCGCCGAATGGGATTCCAATGAGCGTGTCGGCTTTACGGATGCGAGAAAAGACATAGCGGATATGCTACAATCTATATTCACTCTCGAGAATCTCACTCTggtctcttttttctctgGACTTTTCCTCCAGGCCCTCTCTGTTCAGTCATGGGCCGAAGTTGAGGCATCGGCATTCTGTCTTGGATCCCTGTCCGACTGTATCACGGAAGACCCCCAATATGACGTGGAGTTAAGCAAGGTCTTTGCTTCACCTTTCTTTGATCTTCTCGGCCAGGCTCAAGGTCCGGTTCCGCTACGTCTGCGCCAGACAGGTCTTTTGCTCATTGAGCGGTACTGTGAGTATTTTGAGCGCCATTCCGAGTATCTTCCTCATGCGCTCAACCTGCTATTCGCGGCCGTTGGCGACCCTGTTCTTGGTGGGCCTTCTGCGAAATCCATCTCGACTCTCTGCTCGTCGTGTCGCTGCATTCTCACGAGCGAAGCACCGGCCTTCATCATGCACTACCAAACAATTCGTAGCAGACAGGTTCTC
Proteins encoded in this region:
- a CDS encoding aminopeptidase P; protein product: MRSFWSFPSSCLTAVASSVPRPASRSQAARVLHNLPRALTAFPQPSRTTRAFSLTSRLFQHLRAASDEETMTVNTTDRLAALRSLMKERNVDIYVVPSEDSHASEYIAECDARRAFISGFTGSAGTAVVTLDKAALATDGRYFNQASKQLDENWHLLKTGLQDVPTWQEWTADESAGGKSVGIDPTLISPAVADKLDGDIKKHGGAGLKAINENLVDLVWGDSRPPRPSEPVFLLGAKYSGKGTAEKLTNLRKELEKKKAAAFVVSMLDEVAWLFNLRGNDITYNPVFFSYAIVTKDSATLYVDESKLNDEVKQYLAENGTGIKPYNDLFKDTEILANAAKSTSESDKPTKYLVSNKASWALKLALGGEKHVDEVRSPIGDAKAIKNETELEGMRRCHIRDGAALIKYFAWLEDQLINKKAKLDEVEAADQLEQFRSEQADFVGLSFDTISSTGPNGAIIHYKPERGACSVIDPDAIYLCDSGAQFCDGTTDVTRTLHFGQPTDAERKSYTLVLKGNIALDTAVFPKGTSGFALDALARQFLWKYGLDYRHGTGHGVGSFLNVHEGPIGIGTRKAYIDVPLAPGNVLSIEPGYYEDGNYGIRIENLAIVREVKTEHQFGDKPYLGFEHVTMVPYCRKLIDESLLTQEEKDWLNKSNEEIRKNMAGYFDGDQLTTEWLLRETSPF